A genomic stretch from Candidatus Amarolinea dominans includes:
- a CDS encoding cation:proton antiporter, translated as MVLPFVQALAEPAQSLSVPSTFVWIVLILLAARTASLVERIGQPAVLGELLVGVLLGNLALVGLNGLEPIKTNEIIKFLAELGVVILLFQVGLESNVQQMRRVGMRALSVALVGVMAPFLLGAYLVGPLLLPGLPSVAYLFIGAILTATSVGITARVFRDLGQLQTPEAQVVLGAAVIDDVIGLIILAVVSAIVSAGAVDLGAIVGITGKAIAFLVGAIVLGQVLAARLGRVFSKIHTGLGMKFTLAIAFALLTAHFAEAIGLAPIVGAFAAGLVLDPVHFQHFEDPKIMADLRQAMVGAPAEVKARVQTVITHHLDRHIEDLLEPLGHFLVPIFFVLTGMSVRLETLLDPGTLMIALGITIVAFAGKMVSGLVAGPVNRVIVGLGMIPRGEVGLIFAASGRALGVISDQVFSIMVIVVILSTLLTPPLLTLFLRRATAIPQPETSAVPA; from the coding sequence ATGGTGCTGCCGTTTGTGCAGGCCCTGGCCGAACCGGCGCAAAGCCTCAGTGTACCCTCCACGTTTGTGTGGATCGTTCTCATTTTGCTGGCCGCCAGGACCGCCAGCCTGGTCGAGCGCATCGGGCAGCCGGCCGTCCTGGGCGAGCTGTTGGTGGGCGTCCTTCTGGGCAATCTCGCGCTGGTGGGCCTGAATGGCTTGGAGCCGATCAAGACCAACGAGATCATCAAGTTCCTGGCCGAGTTGGGCGTCGTCATCTTGCTCTTCCAGGTGGGCCTGGAATCGAACGTGCAGCAGATGCGTCGCGTCGGCATGCGCGCTCTCTCGGTCGCGCTGGTCGGCGTCATGGCGCCCTTCCTGCTCGGCGCCTACCTGGTTGGCCCTCTCTTGCTGCCCGGTTTGCCATCGGTGGCCTATCTCTTCATTGGCGCCATCCTCACCGCCACCTCGGTCGGCATTACGGCGCGGGTTTTCCGCGACCTGGGCCAACTGCAGACGCCTGAGGCCCAGGTGGTGCTGGGGGCCGCGGTGATTGATGACGTCATCGGCTTGATCATCCTGGCCGTGGTGTCGGCCATCGTCAGCGCGGGCGCGGTTGACCTGGGCGCCATCGTTGGCATCACCGGCAAGGCCATCGCCTTCCTGGTCGGCGCCATCGTCCTGGGCCAGGTTTTGGCCGCACGCCTGGGCCGCGTTTTTTCCAAAATCCACACCGGCCTGGGCATGAAGTTCACCCTGGCGATCGCCTTCGCCCTGCTCACCGCGCACTTCGCCGAAGCCATCGGCCTGGCGCCCATCGTCGGCGCCTTTGCCGCCGGCCTGGTGCTCGACCCCGTCCATTTCCAGCATTTCGAGGACCCCAAGATCATGGCCGATTTGCGTCAGGCCATGGTCGGCGCGCCGGCCGAGGTCAAGGCACGAGTGCAGACAGTCATCACCCATCACCTGGATCGCCACATCGAGGACCTGCTGGAGCCGCTGGGACATTTCCTGGTGCCGATCTTCTTTGTCCTGACCGGCATGAGCGTGCGCCTGGAAACTCTGCTCGATCCAGGCACGCTGATGATCGCGCTTGGCATCACGATCGTCGCCTTCGCGGGCAAGATGGTCTCCGGCCTGGTCGCCGGCCCCGTCAATCGGGTGATCGTCGGCCTGGGCATGATCCCGCGCGGCGAGGTCGGTTTGATCTTCGCCGCGTCCGGCCGCGCCCTGGGCGTTATTTCTGATCAGGTCTTCTCCATCATGGTGATCGTAGTCATCCTGAGCACCCTGCTCACACCTCCCCTGCTCACGCTGTTCCTCCGCCGCGCCACAGCCATTCCCCAACCCGAAACGTCCGCCGTACCAGCCTGA
- a CDS encoding HEPN domain-containing protein — MTDAKSQLTRNWLIKAQHDLASARVLAASNPPLLDTAIYHCQQAAEKSLKGYLVYCDQAFERVHDIEVLIRLAMLRVETFVDWIDVGIELTPYARVYRYPGYATEPGQEQFDRAVTEAEGLYGFVLSMLPFETWPE, encoded by the coding sequence ATGACCGACGCCAAATCTCAGCTCACGCGGAATTGGCTCATCAAAGCACAGCATGACCTGGCTTCTGCGCGTGTCCTGGCTGCAAGCAACCCGCCGCTGCTGGACACGGCCATTTATCACTGCCAGCAAGCAGCCGAGAAATCCCTCAAAGGCTACCTGGTTTACTGCGACCAAGCGTTCGAGCGAGTGCATGACATCGAAGTCTTGATACGTCTTGCGATGTTGCGCGTGGAAACGTTCGTGGATTGGATTGATGTGGGAATCGAATTGACACCCTATGCGCGCGTTTATCGCTACCCAGGCTATGCCACGGAACCCGGCCAAGAGCAATTCGATCGTGCGGTGACAGAAGCAGAAGGCCTATACGGATTTGTGCTTTCTATGTTGCCATTCGAGACATGGCCGGAATAG
- a CDS encoding nuclear transport factor 2 family protein, which produces MSPIRMSKLEYAMRIVLDFNKAFNRQDVAGMMQLMSDDCVFENTNPAPDGTVYAGKEVVTRFWEDFFRESPRAHIEIEEIFGLGERCIMRWKYSWVDTEGRKGHVRGVDLFRVTNGLIREKLSYVKG; this is translated from the coding sequence ATGAGCCCAATCCGGATGTCGAAATTAGAGTATGCGATGCGCATCGTGCTCGATTTCAACAAAGCCTTCAATCGTCAGGATGTCGCAGGCATGATGCAGCTCATGAGCGACGATTGTGTCTTCGAAAATACGAACCCGGCCCCCGACGGCACAGTTTATGCGGGCAAAGAAGTCGTCACGCGCTTTTGGGAGGACTTCTTCCGCGAATCGCCTCGCGCCCACATCGAGATCGAGGAGATCTTCGGTCTTGGCGAGCGCTGCATCATGCGTTGGAAATACAGTTGGGTGGACACCGAAGGGCGAAAGGGGCACGTCCGTGGCGTTGATCTCTTCCGGGTGACAAACGGCCTCATCCGCGAGAAGCTATCCTACGTCAAAGGGTAG
- a CDS encoding redoxin domain-containing protein produces MGTEFVRAGQPAPKFKVKAVGSGREISPEALAGQVAVLVFVNQDTQRDGRGIIKAIREQYPSASQVTIATAVDLSAVPIILKGMAENALKESYQKSVARLAAGEEPAAYVIILPDWKGELLKAFGIKAVNKQPAFVVIDRQGLIGGGYQGADGAAAATALLAGLVA; encoded by the coding sequence ATGGGAACAGAGTTTGTGCGGGCCGGGCAGCCGGCGCCGAAGTTCAAGGTGAAGGCGGTGGGTTCGGGGCGTGAGATCAGCCCGGAAGCGCTGGCCGGCCAGGTGGCAGTGCTGGTGTTCGTCAATCAGGACACGCAGCGCGACGGTCGTGGCATCATCAAGGCCATCCGCGAGCAGTATCCGAGCGCAAGTCAGGTGACGATTGCCACGGCCGTGGATTTGTCGGCAGTACCGATCATCCTGAAAGGCATGGCGGAGAACGCGCTCAAGGAGTCGTACCAGAAGTCGGTGGCCCGGCTCGCGGCGGGCGAGGAGCCGGCCGCGTACGTCATCATCCTGCCAGACTGGAAAGGCGAGCTGCTGAAAGCCTTTGGCATCAAAGCCGTCAACAAGCAGCCCGCCTTTGTCGTCATTGACCGTCAGGGTTTGATCGGCGGCGGTTACCAGGGAGCCGATGGCGCCGCCGCGGCCACGGCATTATTGGCCGGTCTCGTCGCGTAG
- a CDS encoding Lrp/AsnC family transcriptional regulator, which produces MGLDEIDLQVLRELQTDGRISNVELARRVNLSPPATHARIRRLQQQGYIKAAVAIVDREKLGFDLLCFIQISLQMHQLEQVERFRQAVRQMPEVLECYHLTGEYDYLLKVVIRNRQDLERFVVGNLTPLPGVARIHTSVVFSEIKSATALPIG; this is translated from the coding sequence ATGGGACTGGATGAGATAGATTTACAGGTGTTGCGTGAGTTGCAGACCGACGGGCGAATCAGCAACGTGGAACTGGCCCGCCGCGTCAATTTGTCGCCGCCGGCCACGCATGCGCGTATCAGGCGCTTGCAACAGCAGGGCTACATCAAGGCGGCGGTAGCCATTGTGGATCGTGAGAAGCTCGGTTTCGATCTGCTCTGCTTCATCCAGATCAGCCTGCAGATGCATCAGTTGGAGCAGGTGGAGCGCTTCCGCCAGGCGGTACGCCAGATGCCGGAAGTGCTCGAATGTTATCACCTGACGGGTGAGTACGATTACCTCCTCAAGGTGGTCATTCGCAACCGCCAGGACCTGGAGCGCTTTGTGGTGGGCAACCTGACCCCGCTGCCCGGCGTGGCCCGCATTCACACCAGCGTGGTGTTCAGTGAAATCAAGTCGGCGACGGCGTTGCCGATTGGGTGA
- a CDS encoding nucleotidyltransferase domain-containing protein has product MRTIDRDLLQEVTRRLVEQFQPEQVILFGSQAWGKPTADSDIDLMVVVAHSDLTDYERSLLGHRCLKGLDIAKDVVVKTRAEFDFFRDVRASLEFKITHQGEILYDRRQISAHAELAHQSTA; this is encoded by the coding sequence ATGAGAACGATTGACCGCGATTTACTGCAGGAAGTGACACGACGACTGGTTGAGCAATTTCAACCAGAGCAAGTCATTCTGTTTGGCTCACAAGCCTGGGGTAAGCCAACCGCAGACAGCGACATTGATCTGATGGTCGTTGTTGCGCACAGTGACCTCACGGACTATGAACGCTCGCTGCTTGGACATCGCTGTTTGAAGGGCCTTGACATTGCCAAGGACGTCGTCGTGAAAACTCGCGCGGAGTTCGATTTTTTCCGCGACGTACGCGCCTCGCTGGAATTCAAGATCACTCATCAAGGAGAAATTCTGTATGACCGACGCCAAATCTCAGCTCACGCGGAATTGGCTCATCAAAGCACAGCATGA
- a CDS encoding FAD-binding protein, which produces MTRSVAHIAQADLADSLRQAVSGAVRFDATSRLLYSTDASNYQIEPLGVVIPRDAADVAAAVSVCARAGVPVLARGAGSSLSGQAIGRAVILDCSTHLNQIEAVDVEARWVRVQPGVVINTLNAYLRPFGLMLGPDPASAERATVGGSLANNATGAHSILYGMFADQVLGADVVLADGSCARFDTLAPTDPAWAGRTTGDTPAARIYAGVTRLLDTYGQDIQERFPAHWRRSSGYGLTYLLPDAPGRHPTFSVRPQGLAPLLAGSEGTLAVLTSATLAVVPRPSRTALAICQFDDLLAAMEATNAILACQPSAVELMDDMLIGLARQQPGTAGKMFFVDGTPAALLAVEFTGASEAELNAHLDHLALTLRQAGWPRPPLRLLDPASQATVWSVRKVGLGILMSIRGDAKPIPCIEDVSVPVANLPRYVADVLDLLKRHGTHGSFYAHASAGCLHVRPLVNLKTAAGVELMVDLAEGACELALRHGGVMTGEHGDGVAHSHLNARLFGPRLYAAMCELKAIFDPANSLNPGKKVHGPDPRADLRYGPAYRTVELHTHYDFGADGGFAGAVEMCNGAGVCRKESGTMCPSFQATREEKDSTRGRANALRAALSGRPSALALTGPELHDVMDLCLGCKACKTECPSSVDMTRLKGEYLAQVQEAQGVPLRSRIFGHIARLSSLAAPVAPLANWMLRTSAARLALNALGVHPNRALPLFSRQTFSAWFKRRRPGLPAGPAQGPVLLFHDTWIEYNYPAVGQAAVKLLEAAGYQVLIAPRRQCCGRPLLSKGMLAEAKRLAQHNVGVLAPYVAQGMPVLGLEPSCILSFRDEYLALLPGDEQAQALAAASFTIEEFLDQERRAGRLHLTFRPGQEQILLHGHCHQKALVSTGPALAALRLLPGRQISEIEAGCCGMAGAFGYETEHYAISRKIAEDRLLPALAAAPQAQIAADGVSCRQQIAHFSGRRARHVVEVLAEALE; this is translated from the coding sequence ATGACCCGCTCGGTTGCACACATAGCCCAGGCCGATTTGGCCGACAGCCTCCGCCAGGCCGTGTCAGGCGCGGTGCGCTTCGATGCGACCAGCCGCCTGCTCTATAGCACCGATGCCAGCAACTACCAGATCGAGCCGCTCGGTGTGGTGATTCCGCGCGACGCGGCCGATGTCGCGGCCGCGGTCAGCGTCTGCGCGCGGGCCGGCGTGCCGGTCCTGGCCCGCGGCGCGGGCAGCTCCCTCTCCGGCCAGGCCATCGGCCGCGCCGTCATCCTTGATTGCTCGACCCACCTGAACCAGATCGAAGCCGTGGACGTGGAGGCGCGCTGGGTGCGGGTGCAGCCTGGGGTTGTCATCAACACCCTCAACGCCTATCTGCGACCGTTTGGCCTGATGCTCGGCCCTGACCCCGCCAGCGCCGAACGCGCCACAGTGGGCGGTAGCCTGGCCAACAACGCCACCGGCGCGCACTCCATCCTCTACGGCATGTTTGCCGACCAGGTGCTTGGCGCAGACGTGGTCCTGGCCGATGGCAGTTGCGCCCGCTTCGACACCCTGGCGCCAACCGATCCAGCCTGGGCCGGCCGGACCACAGGCGACACGCCCGCCGCCCGCATCTATGCCGGAGTGACCCGCCTCCTGGATACCTACGGGCAAGACATCCAGGAACGCTTCCCCGCCCACTGGCGCCGCTCCAGCGGCTATGGCCTGACCTACCTTCTGCCCGACGCGCCTGGCCGCCATCCCACTTTTTCGGTGCGACCGCAAGGCCTGGCCCCGCTGCTGGCCGGCTCTGAAGGCACCCTGGCCGTCCTGACCAGCGCCACGCTGGCGGTGGTGCCGCGCCCCAGCCGCACTGCGCTGGCGATCTGCCAGTTCGACGACCTGCTGGCGGCCATGGAGGCAACCAATGCCATCCTGGCGTGCCAGCCCTCAGCCGTGGAGTTGATGGATGACATGCTGATTGGCCTGGCGCGCCAGCAGCCCGGCACGGCCGGCAAGATGTTCTTCGTGGATGGCACGCCGGCCGCGCTCCTGGCCGTGGAGTTTACCGGCGCCAGCGAGGCTGAGCTAAACGCACACCTCGACCACCTGGCGTTGACCCTACGCCAGGCCGGCTGGCCGCGTCCGCCCCTGCGCCTGCTCGACCCGGCCAGCCAGGCCACGGTTTGGAGCGTGCGCAAGGTGGGCCTGGGCATCCTGATGAGCATCCGTGGCGACGCCAAGCCGATCCCGTGCATCGAAGATGTGTCGGTGCCGGTCGCCAACCTGCCGCGCTACGTGGCCGACGTGCTCGACCTGCTCAAACGTCATGGCACGCACGGCAGCTTCTACGCCCACGCCAGCGCCGGCTGCCTGCACGTTCGCCCCCTGGTCAACCTGAAGACCGCCGCGGGCGTGGAGTTGATGGTGGACCTGGCGGAGGGCGCCTGCGAACTGGCCCTGCGTCATGGCGGCGTCATGACCGGCGAGCATGGCGATGGCGTGGCGCACTCGCACCTCAATGCCCGTCTCTTTGGCCCGCGGCTGTACGCGGCCATGTGCGAGCTCAAGGCGATCTTCGATCCGGCCAACAGCCTCAATCCGGGCAAGAAGGTGCATGGGCCTGACCCGCGGGCCGATCTGCGCTACGGCCCGGCCTATCGCACGGTAGAACTGCACACCCATTACGACTTTGGCGCGGACGGCGGCTTTGCCGGCGCGGTCGAGATGTGCAACGGCGCCGGCGTCTGTCGCAAAGAGAGCGGCACGATGTGCCCTTCCTTCCAGGCCACCCGTGAAGAAAAGGACTCGACGCGCGGCCGCGCCAACGCCCTGCGCGCGGCGCTCAGCGGCCGCCCCTCTGCGCTGGCCCTGACCGGCCCGGAATTGCACGATGTCATGGACCTCTGCCTGGGTTGCAAAGCGTGCAAGACCGAATGTCCAAGCAGCGTGGACATGACGCGGCTCAAGGGTGAATACCTGGCCCAGGTGCAGGAGGCGCAGGGAGTGCCGCTGCGCAGTCGGATTTTTGGTCACATCGCCCGACTCAGCAGCCTGGCCGCGCCGGTTGCCCCGCTGGCAAATTGGATGCTGCGCACGTCTGCGGCCCGGCTGGCGCTCAACGCGCTGGGCGTCCATCCCAACCGCGCGTTGCCGCTGTTCAGCCGCCAGACCTTCAGCGCCTGGTTCAAGCGTCGCCGGCCGGGGTTGCCCGCGGGGCCGGCGCAAGGGCCGGTGCTGCTCTTTCATGACACCTGGATCGAATACAACTACCCCGCGGTGGGTCAGGCCGCGGTCAAGCTGCTGGAAGCGGCCGGCTACCAGGTGTTGATTGCACCGCGGCGGCAGTGCTGCGGCCGCCCGCTGCTTTCCAAAGGGATGCTGGCGGAGGCAAAGCGCCTGGCGCAGCACAACGTCGGCGTGCTGGCGCCCTACGTGGCCCAGGGGATGCCGGTTCTGGGACTGGAGCCAAGCTGCATTCTGAGCTTCCGCGACGAGTATCTGGCGCTCTTGCCCGGAGATGAGCAGGCGCAGGCGCTCGCCGCGGCCAGTTTCACGATCGAGGAGTTCCTGGATCAGGAGCGCCGCGCGGGCCGCCTGCATCTCACCTTCAGACCGGGCCAGGAACAGATCCTGCTGCACGGGCATTGCCATCAGAAGGCGCTGGTAAGCACCGGCCCGGCATTGGCCGCTCTGCGCCTGTTGCCAGGACGCCAGATCAGCGAAATCGAGGCCGGCTGCTGCGGCATGGCCGGCGCGTTTGGCTATGAAACGGAGCATTACGCGATCAGCCGCAAGATCGCGGAGGATCGCCTGCTGCCGGCCCTCGCCGCGGCCCCCCAGGCGCAGATCGCGGCCGACGGCGTTTCCTGCCGCCAGCAGATCGCCCATTTCAGCGGCCGCCGCGCCCGCCATGTGGTGGAGGTGCTGGCGGAGGCGTTGGAGTGA
- the acs gene encoding acetate--CoA ligase, producing the protein MSESDVETPAVTTSEFYYPSAAVIERARLKDWDALARYAAEDLQGFWADEASELDWYQPWDQVLDDSNPPFFRWFVGAKCNIVHNALDRHQATERRNKLALIWVGENGSVRTYSYFALNREVCQFANVLKAMGVKKGDRVTIYMPRIPEITIAMLACAKIGAIHSVVYGGFSVDALQGRIEDSESKVAITADGGWMNGKVVELKKTMDEALKRCPTIETVLVVQRTGHQVNMETGRDYWYHDLMKLPIAGSKCATEVMDADDPLYMLYTSGTTGKPKAILHVHGGYMVGIYSTLKYVFDLRDDDRWWCAADPGWVTGHSYIVYAPLIMGATSFMYEGAPTYPYPNRWWSLIEKYGINVLYTAPTAIRGLMRFGESWPHRHDLSSLRLLGSVGEPINPEAWRWYHRVIGAERCPIMDTWWQTETGMFMITPTPVMPLKPGSGTRPFFGQEVEILDEAGNPVRDDEEGYLVLTKPWPAMMRTIYKDPDRYVSQYWSKYPGKYLAGDSARRDKDGYFWIIGRVDDVIKVSGYRLGTAEIESALVSHPAVAEAAAIGLAHEIKGQAIHAFCILRQGFQPSPGLADELRAHVGQHLGPIAKPEAVNFVDKLPKTRSGKIMRRVLKARAQGLPEGDISTLEE; encoded by the coding sequence ATGAGCGAATCGGATGTCGAAACCCCCGCGGTCACAACGAGCGAGTTCTATTATCCATCTGCTGCGGTGATCGAACGTGCCCGCCTGAAGGACTGGGATGCGCTGGCACGCTACGCCGCAGAGGATCTGCAAGGCTTCTGGGCCGACGAGGCGTCAGAACTGGATTGGTACCAGCCCTGGGACCAAGTCCTGGATGACAGTAACCCACCGTTCTTTCGCTGGTTTGTCGGCGCCAAGTGCAACATCGTTCACAACGCGCTCGACCGCCACCAGGCGACGGAACGCCGCAATAAGCTGGCCCTGATCTGGGTGGGTGAAAACGGCAGCGTGCGCACCTACTCCTACTTTGCCCTCAACCGTGAGGTCTGCCAGTTCGCCAACGTGCTCAAGGCCATGGGCGTGAAGAAGGGCGATCGCGTGACGATCTACATGCCGCGCATCCCCGAAATTACCATTGCCATGCTGGCCTGCGCAAAAATTGGCGCCATTCATTCGGTGGTGTACGGCGGTTTCAGCGTGGATGCCCTGCAAGGACGCATCGAGGACTCTGAATCGAAGGTCGCGATCACCGCGGACGGCGGCTGGATGAACGGGAAGGTCGTCGAACTCAAGAAGACGATGGATGAGGCGCTCAAGCGCTGCCCGACCATCGAAACGGTGCTGGTCGTGCAGCGCACCGGTCACCAGGTCAACATGGAAACCGGCCGTGATTATTGGTATCATGACCTGATGAAGCTACCGATCGCCGGCTCCAAATGCGCCACCGAAGTCATGGACGCGGATGATCCGCTCTACATGCTCTACACCTCCGGCACCACCGGCAAGCCGAAGGCCATCTTGCACGTGCATGGCGGTTACATGGTGGGCATCTATTCGACCCTCAAGTATGTCTTCGACCTGCGCGATGACGACCGCTGGTGGTGCGCGGCCGATCCGGGCTGGGTCACCGGTCATTCGTACATCGTCTACGCACCGCTCATCATGGGCGCGACCTCGTTCATGTACGAAGGCGCGCCGACCTATCCCTATCCCAACCGCTGGTGGTCTCTCATCGAGAAGTACGGGATCAATGTGCTCTACACCGCGCCGACCGCGATCCGCGGCCTGATGCGCTTTGGTGAGTCGTGGCCGCACCGGCACGACCTGTCATCGCTGCGCCTGCTCGGCAGCGTGGGCGAACCGATCAACCCGGAGGCCTGGCGCTGGTATCACCGGGTCATCGGCGCGGAGCGCTGCCCCATCATGGACACCTGGTGGCAGACGGAGACCGGCATGTTCATGATTACGCCGACACCGGTGATGCCGCTCAAGCCGGGCAGCGGCACACGGCCCTTTTTCGGACAAGAGGTCGAAATCCTGGACGAGGCCGGCAATCCGGTACGCGATGACGAAGAGGGCTACCTGGTGCTCACGAAACCGTGGCCGGCGATGATGCGCACCATCTACAAAGACCCAGACCGCTATGTGAGCCAGTACTGGTCGAAATATCCGGGCAAATACCTGGCCGGGGATTCGGCGCGCCGTGACAAGGATGGCTATTTCTGGATCATCGGCCGCGTGGACGATGTCATCAAGGTCTCCGGCTATCGCCTGGGCACGGCCGAGATCGAAAGCGCGCTGGTATCGCATCCGGCCGTGGCCGAAGCCGCGGCCATCGGCCTGGCGCATGAGATCAAAGGCCAGGCCATTCACGCCTTCTGCATCCTGCGCCAGGGCTTTCAACCCAGCCCTGGCCTGGCCGACGAACTGCGTGCTCATGTCGGCCAGCACTTAGGCCCCATCGCCAAACCCGAAGCCGTCAACTTCGTAGACAAGCTGCCCAAGACCCGTTCCGGCAAAATCATGCGCCGCGTCCTCAAAGCGCGTGCCCAGGGCCTGCCCGAAGGCGACATCAGCACATTGGAAGAGTAA
- a CDS encoding tyrosine phenol-lyase: protein MTQSTPQTMGQQFGRRSWAEPWKIKMVEPLRMVSRAEREKALVEAGYNTFLLRSDDVYIDLLTDSGTSAMSDRQWAGMMLGDEAYAGSRNFYHLENAIQTYYGYRYMVPTHQGRGAEHLLSQTSIKPGQYVPGNMYFTTTRLHQEMAGGIFVDVIIDEAHDPADMHPFKGNVDLAKVEALIQEKGAENIAYVSLAGTVNMAGGQPVSMENARQLRALCDRYGVKIYLDATRMAENAYFIQEREPGYADKPIAAIVLEFCSYTDGAWMSAKKDSLVNIGGWLAVNDWDLFEELRNLVVVFEGLHTYGGLAGRDMEAMAIGTAESMQDDHIRARIGQVRYLGQLLTDWGIPIVQPVGGHAIFVDARRFYPHIPQSEFPAQTLAAELYLDSGIRSMERGVVSAGRNAKTGDHNYPKLELTRLTIPRRVYTQAHMDVVAESLKIVYDNRDQTHGLRMVYEPKYLRFFQARFEPLA from the coding sequence ATGACACAATCAACCCCACAAACGATGGGCCAGCAGTTTGGCCGCCGCTCCTGGGCGGAGCCCTGGAAGATCAAGATGGTGGAGCCATTGCGCATGGTGAGCCGGGCCGAGCGGGAGAAGGCACTGGTCGAGGCCGGCTATAACACTTTTCTCCTGCGCTCGGACGATGTCTATATTGACCTGCTGACCGACAGCGGCACCAGCGCGATGAGCGATCGTCAATGGGCCGGCATGATGCTGGGCGATGAAGCCTATGCCGGCAGCCGCAATTTCTACCACCTGGAAAACGCGATTCAGACCTACTACGGCTATCGCTACATGGTGCCCACTCACCAGGGGCGCGGCGCGGAACACCTGTTGAGCCAGACCAGCATCAAGCCGGGGCAGTACGTGCCGGGCAATATGTACTTCACCACCACGCGCCTGCACCAAGAGATGGCGGGCGGCATCTTCGTGGATGTGATCATTGACGAAGCCCATGACCCCGCCGACATGCACCCGTTCAAGGGCAATGTGGACCTGGCGAAGGTGGAAGCGCTCATCCAGGAGAAGGGCGCGGAGAACATCGCCTATGTCAGCCTGGCCGGCACAGTCAACATGGCGGGCGGGCAGCCGGTCAGCATGGAGAATGCGCGCCAGTTGCGCGCCTTGTGCGACCGCTATGGCGTCAAAATCTATCTCGACGCCACGCGCATGGCCGAGAACGCCTACTTCATCCAGGAACGCGAGCCGGGCTATGCCGACAAGCCGATTGCGGCCATTGTCCTGGAGTTTTGCTCGTACACCGATGGCGCGTGGATGAGCGCGAAGAAGGACAGCCTGGTCAACATTGGCGGCTGGCTGGCCGTCAACGACTGGGACCTGTTCGAGGAACTGCGCAACCTGGTCGTGGTTTTCGAGGGCCTGCACACCTACGGCGGCCTGGCTGGCCGCGATATGGAAGCGATGGCGATCGGCACGGCCGAGTCTATGCAGGACGATCATATCCGCGCCCGCATCGGTCAGGTGCGCTACCTGGGCCAACTGCTCACCGACTGGGGCATTCCGATTGTGCAACCGGTGGGCGGCCATGCCATCTTCGTGGACGCACGCCGTTTCTACCCGCACATCCCGCAAAGCGAATTTCCCGCGCAGACCCTGGCGGCCGAGCTGTATCTCGATTCGGGCATCCGTTCGATGGAGCGCGGCGTCGTCAGCGCCGGGCGCAATGCCAAGACCGGGGATCACAACTACCCCAAGCTGGAACTGACCCGCTTGACCATTCCGCGCCGCGTCTACACGCAGGCGCACATGGACGTGGTCGCGGAGTCGCTTAAAATTGTCTACGACAACCGTGACCAGACCCACGGTCTGCGCATGGTCTACGAGCCGAAGTATCTGCGCTTCTTCCAGGCCCGCTTCGAGCCGCTGGCGTGA